DNA from Triticum aestivum cultivar Chinese Spring chromosome 7D, IWGSC CS RefSeq v2.1, whole genome shotgun sequence:
ggaaagaaaaaaaatctactgTCATAGGCTATTTATTCCATATGCTTTTACCAGTCGATGCAATGTGCCATTGTTATTCCAGATACACAAAACATGATGCATAAAGCAGAAGTGCAGAACTACATTTAGCCTTTGCCGTCCTGATCCCGGCTAACCAAGCTCAGTATGCTCTGACCATCAATTGATAGTTAACGAAACTGAAAGAGGTGATAAAAAACTACATAAACAATGCAGAGAAAATGAAACCACATACATGCTAAAAAACAGGCGCACTATATCCAGAAGCAAACTGCTGTCATATCGACACAGACACATGAAAATAACACTAGTCTCTCAAGTACTTGTGCTAACTTTAATTCCTACATACTCTTGGTAGTTGGAAAACTCAGCCATGTCTCAAGATAAGGCATGCCTACAAGAAACTAAACAGCAAGATCTTGTAGACAACAGTCAATGATTCCTCAAAAAGTATGGATCAAGCATGTAAACATACAGCGAATTAACCACGGATTCAGCATTCAAAAGGGTCATCGATTGTAAGATTGGATGCTTTCTCCAAGCGCAAACCAGTGCCTGCTTTAGGTGACACCTGCAGCACTGCAGAGATACCTGTTGGAAACTGTAGACACTGCAATTCGTCCTTTATCTCATTcaccttgtcagctgaagacaaAATTCCTTCATGCGACACAAGCAGTAAGGACTGCAGCTCCTGGGCATTCATGGCGATGAACTTGACGAATTCAAATTCATTTCGATCCCCTCGGAAATCATGAATAACCATCTTCTTGACATGTGATCTCAAGCAACAAATCGGATTGATCTCCTGCCAGAACTTggcatgatgctccccactgggttCATCGGCAGTTACAGATGGATCATGCGGTATAGACTGCAAATTGGTACCAATGTGTGAGCAGTTTGGTTACATATATATCAAGCTGCTAATAATTGATGATAATATTGAAATGGTCGACAGACTGAAGGAACTGGGAGCTACCTCAATGTGCAGCGTGTCAACATTGGGAAAGCATCTGAGGAAGCTGGCCAGCATCTTGACCTCCCCAAAGACACCAAAATTCACAGTTAACGCCAATATCTTGACGCTTCGAACCACAGTGCTTGCGTTCACCATTGTGTCTGACTGCAAAGAAGTTCACAAAGACAGGTTTATCATAACTCATCAAGTGTTCTATAATCATACAGAACATTATCATGGTATGGATCGATGCGGATGGAATAACTTTGAGAGAATGCAATGAGATGCAGCAAAAGTAACATTATCATAACTCATTGACTACGTTCTGAACATAGAGAACATGATGGATGGAACAATTGCAAGTTGAGAGAGAGATTGAGACTGGAGAGACGTACCCCGATGACGCTGTTACCAATCTGCAGCTTGTGAGCTCTTGTGTCCAGGTAGCCGAGCACCCGCAGGTTGGGAGCACAAGCGATCCTGAACCCCACCACACCAGTAGGCGGCAGGAACAAGTAGAGCCGCTCCAGGAGCGGCGTGTCCACCACGGTGAACTCCTCCACTCTGGATAGCCCAACGAGCGCGCACTGGAGGCTTTGGCTGCGGAGACGGACGTGCTTGGGGCTATTGAGGGTGAGCCGAAGGGACTCTAGAACGGGGCTGGCAGCGATCAAGGACTCCAGTTCCTGCTCGCTTATGCCAATCCTTACCATGGCGAGAATCCGCAGGCGGGGAAGAACGACCTCGGTGCCGCTGGGGAACGTCCAGTAGTCCAGGGTGAGCTCCTGGAGCGAGTCGCAGCGGAGGATGTCGGCGGGAAGAAGGCGCGCGGGGTTGGGCTGGTCCACGAACCATCTGTAGGCGAGAACGAGTTTCTCCGTGCGCTTGTCGACGAGGAGGCGCGGCCAGGTGGGGAGCTCGCGGTCCAGTGAGGCGAGCCTGCAGTCGTAGAGGATGACGGCGCGGAAGTGGCCCGGGTGGTCGGCGAGGACTCGGGGGATTGCGGCGTCGCGCGCGCGCTCGGGGATGTCGGCATCCCTGAGGACGAGCGGGTAGGAGCGCCAGAGGTGGCGCCAGCCGCGGGCGAtggtggcggcgcgggcggcttCCGTGACGGGGAGGAAGGTGACGATGTGACGGAGCAGGTCGTTGGGGAGGGCGCTGAGGCGGGAcctgccgctgccggcgccgtcggCCATGGTGGCGAGGCGAGGATTTGGTTTGGTTTGACTTTGGCCGGAATGGGGAAGGCGGCCTACTGACCTGGAAGGTTCGGGGTACCCGGAGCGATTAAAGTTGCTCcgcatttattttactttatttatttcaGACATATATTTTTTCTTTAAAGGCGTGTAGCCAAAATTAAATGAAGCCAAAGCCATCAGCCAGCTAAGATACACTTCAAATTAATGAAGTCATTCACCCGCTAAGATACACATGTGCTGAGTCAAAAGTTTGAAGAAAAAATTGAAGCATCACACACGAATTACACTCGAGGATAAGATGTGCCAGACAACACATCCACAAACGAAAATATCAACATATGGAAACCAAGATCAAACTCGACACAGGCtaaaacagtagagatatgccacCAGGAAACGCAACCGAAGAGAACGGGAGGATGAGGATCGCATGTGTAGAATTAGCTACTCCGCCACCTACCCAAAGGAGCCATTACCGAAAGGGAGACCACAATATCCCCATCGTTTGTACCATGCCACCACACGAGGACGTCGCACACCGGCCAGCATCCGAGGAAGTACCGAGCATAACGCCGGTGATGGATTGCGGAGTAATCACCTCGTCTCCACCATCGCCAGCAACCCTAAGAGCCACACACCATCGTCGGCACCAACCACCACACAGCAAGACCACACCCCACCCTACCACTGGACAACGCCTCCAAGGGAGGACCATGAAACAAGAGTGTTGCTAGCGTCCGGGCAAGAAAAGCCAAGATTTTCACTGGCAACAAGGAGGGAGGAGGGTAGCTTAGGAAGCTCGACACACTCTCAAGGGGAGTTGACATTGTCGAGGTTGATGTGAAGTCGACCAAGGACTTCTAGGACTCCCACCACCTATCACATCCCAGAATTTTCAATTTTTGGAATgtgaataatttatttattttttgcttaTGATACTAGTTTTGACTAGGATTTTTTTGTAAAGTTAAATGATTACTTATTTGAGAGGGAACAAAAAGACTTTTCCAAATATCCTTTGGATTTTATTTGGAGTTTAAAAATATATTGGGAATAATTTTGAACCCTAAATTATTATTAGGGAATATttataatgtccaaaatagaatttATAAAATTAATATATGTATTTTATTCAATATTTGGGCTGGAAAACAATTTgtttgattttgtagaaattttcCAAATTGAATTATCAGATTCTATTTTTAAAAACAAAAAAGGGGGACAGAAAATCTTATTCTATCCTAACCCAATCCAGTTGACATGTGCGACCCATAGTTAAGTGTCCCAAATCGAGCGTGGTTTAACAAAAATTGAGGCCCAACTGCAACCAACCTTCTCTTTCTCCCCTTCTCTCTTTGACATTCGACCACACCATCATTCCCTACCTCTAACCATTGTGCCCTCTCCCCCGAGCGTCGAACCGGTACACAGCCTCAGCCATCCATCTTAGATCCTATGGTCCGTGTTTAATGAACCCCAAAGCGGTACCGGCTAACCAAAGACTGTCACGTGTTAGGACCTCACTATAAACGGTAACTTTATAGAATAACCCGTGTAACTTCAAACACTTATAACTTTTTTATTAGAAACTCAAAAGGAgatgaatctttttgcatattgatccTCATGGAGTGCTTCTTCCAATGGTACTAATCTAgtatacctaaatagttgatcctCACTAActctaattctctcaacatgcaacccTCCACATCACCCAATGTGTCACGTCATCATCTACTGACACTATTTTGTAGCACATGCATACCCCAATTTGATTATGGCAAGTCAGTTGGTCCAGCCTACATGCACACTCTTTGTTCATACacaattaattccaaaaataacatCTTTTGATTTAGTTCATTTCGCACTAACTCTAGTTCTCTCAACATGCAGCCTTCCACATCAGTGAATGTGACACATCATCATCTGCTAACACTATTTTGTAGCACATGCATACCCCAATTTGTGTCAACTCCAATGGTCCAACATACATGCATACTCTTTGTTCACATAGaattattcccaaaaataatatatttaaaTTTGGGTCATTTTGTTCATACATAATTCATCCAAAATAATCTTTGAATTCCCGCAGCAACATGCCAGGAAATTACCTAGCTATTCCAACATTTCTTCCAAATTTGAATCCTTAGCGAGCCCTAGTTTGAAAACCATgaatccaaattgagtgattccaTTTGCAT
Protein-coding regions in this window:
- the LOC123165754 gene encoding FBD-associated F-box protein At5g60610, whose amino-acid sequence is MADGAGSGRSRLSALPNDLLRHIVTFLPVTEAARAATIARGWRHLWRSYPLVLRDADIPERARDAAIPRVLADHPGHFRAVILYDCRLASLDRELPTWPRLLVDKRTEKLVLAYRWFVDQPNPARLLPADILRCDSLQELTLDYWTFPSGTEVVLPRLRILAMVRIGISEQELESLIAASPVLESLRLTLNSPKHVRLRSQSLQCALVGLSRVEEFTVVDTPLLERLYLFLPPTGVVGFRIACAPNLRVLGYLDTRAHKLQIGNSVIGSDTMVNASTVVRSVKILALTVNFGVFGEVKMLASFLRCFPNVDTLHIESIPHDPSVTADEPSGEHHAKFWQEINPICCLRSHVKKMVIHDFRGDRNEFEFVKFIAMNAQELQSLLLVSHEGILSSADKVNEIKDELQCLQFPTGISAVLQVSPKAGTGLRLEKASNLTIDDPFEC